A portion of the Calothrix sp. 336/3 genome contains these proteins:
- a CDS encoding photosystem II reaction center protein T encodes MESVAYILVLTLGIGVLFFAIAFREPPRIDRKD; translated from the coding sequence ATGGAAAGTGTTGCATACATTTTAGTTTTGACTTTGGGAATTGGGGTTTTATTCTTTGCGATCGCCTTCCGTGAACCCCCCCGCATCGACAGAAAAGACTAG
- the hpsP gene encoding hormogonium polysaccharide biosynthesis glycosyltransferase HpsP: MKILQIVPSISLVYGGPSQMILGLAPALAEAGVKVTVLTTNSNGDRGQKPLNVPLNVPVTKDGYDIVYFRCAPFQRYKFSLDLCNWLNRYGNNFDLAHIHALFSPVSSVAANICRQKAIPYILRPLGTLDPADLRKKKFFKQVYAGILEKANIAGAAAMHFTSEQESKVSHRFGAKTQDLVLPLGVYPPKIISAVENPIRSQFNIDDALPIILFMSRIDPKKGLDLLIPSLEKLLADGYNFHFVLAGTNPQDPNYEEKIKSQIHNSSLRSRTTITGFVTGEMKSALLQAADIFVLPSYYENFGIAVAEAMVAGKPVVISDQVHICNEVRDNNCGWVCPMDVPALTAALRTGLENPEERYKRGNSAKEYALRQYSWQAIAQQTVNAYERIISCYKN; encoded by the coding sequence ATGAAAATATTACAAATAGTTCCTTCTATTTCTTTGGTTTATGGTGGTCCTAGTCAAATGATTTTAGGACTAGCTCCAGCATTAGCAGAAGCGGGGGTTAAAGTCACAGTTTTAACTACAAATAGTAATGGCGATCGCGGTCAAAAACCATTAAATGTACCTTTAAATGTTCCAGTCACAAAGGATGGATACGATATAGTCTATTTTCGTTGTGCGCCATTTCAACGTTATAAGTTTTCCCTTGATTTATGCAATTGGTTAAATCGTTATGGCAATAATTTTGATTTAGCTCATATTCATGCTTTATTTTCTCCTGTCAGTAGTGTGGCAGCTAATATTTGTCGTCAGAAAGCAATACCTTATATTCTCCGTCCTTTGGGAACTCTCGACCCAGCTGATTTGCGTAAAAAGAAATTTTTTAAACAGGTATATGCAGGAATCCTAGAAAAGGCAAATATTGCTGGTGCTGCGGCAATGCATTTTACTAGTGAACAAGAGTCAAAAGTATCCCATCGTTTTGGGGCAAAAACCCAGGATTTAGTCCTACCCCTGGGTGTATATCCTCCAAAAATTATCTCAGCAGTAGAAAATCCTATTCGTAGTCAATTTAATATTGATGATGCGCTCCCCATAATTCTATTCATGTCACGAATTGACCCGAAAAAAGGTTTGGATTTGTTAATACCCAGTTTAGAAAAGCTATTAGCAGACGGATATAATTTTCATTTTGTCCTAGCAGGAACAAATCCTCAAGACCCGAACTACGAAGAAAAGATAAAATCACAAATTCACAATTCCAGCTTGCGATCGCGTACCACTATCACTGGTTTTGTCACCGGAGAGATGAAATCCGCTCTCCTACAAGCTGCGGATATATTCGTTTTACCCTCCTACTACGAAAATTTTGGCATTGCTGTGGCTGAAGCGATGGTAGCTGGGAAACCCGTGGTGATTTCCGACCAGGTACATATTTGTAATGAAGTGAGGGATAATAATTGTGGATGGGTGTGTCCCATGGATGTGCCAGCATTGACAGCAGCACTTCGTACAGGATTGGAAAACCCCGAAGAACGGTATAAACGCGGAAACAGTGCTAAAGAATACGCTCTGAGACAATACAGTTGGCAGGCGATCGCCCAACAAACGGTTAATGCCTATGAACGAATTATCTCATGTTACAAAAATTAA
- a CDS encoding peroxiredoxin, translating to MALRLGDTVPNFTQASTHGEIDFYSWAGDSWVILFSHPADFTPVCTTELGTVAKLKPEFDKRNVKAIALSVDDVDSHNGWVGDIEETQGTALNYPILADPDRKVSELYDMIHPNAAATVTVRSVFIIDPQKKLRLSFTYPPSTGRNFDEILRVIDSLQLTDHYSVATPADWKDGEDCVIVPSLKDPEVLKEKFPKGYQEIKPYLRMTPQPNK from the coding sequence ATGGCACTCCGTTTAGGTGATACAGTACCAAACTTTACTCAAGCCTCGACACACGGTGAAATAGATTTTTATAGTTGGGCAGGTGACAGCTGGGTAATTTTATTTTCTCACCCCGCAGATTTCACACCTGTTTGCACTACCGAGTTAGGTACAGTTGCAAAACTGAAACCAGAATTTGACAAACGTAACGTCAAGGCGATCGCTCTGAGCGTTGATGATGTAGACTCTCACAATGGTTGGGTGGGTGACATTGAAGAAACCCAAGGAACCGCACTCAACTACCCGATTTTGGCAGATCCCGATCGTAAGGTTTCTGAACTTTATGACATGATCCACCCCAACGCAGCAGCTACTGTCACAGTGCGCTCTGTATTTATTATTGACCCTCAGAAAAAATTGCGTCTCTCTTTTACCTATCCTCCCAGCACGGGACGCAACTTTGATGAAATTTTGCGGGTAATTGATTCACTACAACTCACAGATCATTACAGCGTTGCTACACCAGCAGACTGGAAAGATGGTGAGGATTGCGTGATTGTACCCTCTCTCAAAGATCCAGAGGTTCTGAAGGAGAAATTTCCCAAAGGATATCAAGAAATTAAACCCTATTTGCGGATGACTCCCCAACCGAACAAATAG
- the hpsN gene encoding hormogonium polysaccharide biosynthesis glycosyltransferase HpsN — protein MNNLPFISVIIPTYGREEPLRDSIVDILKQDYPNFEVIVVDQTQNHQPEITEFLTEQDKIGKIKWLRIDWASLPGARNYAVRRSQGEIILFIDDDVQIPPGYLTAHAKNFVEKPEIGAVAGRVFDRMKMADAAQGRTQGDTNYKEIEYLPPQAMDPGIAWYYIDLVHTIKPQEVITARGCNMSFRREIFTKYGIHFDERFRGSAVREESDFCLRIRKTGYKIWYDPEAYLVHLGEETGGCHDISTRSSKYQLTFYHNHFLLGLNNLTVFQALRLYARLFDCHVLGRPPCHKSASPIKILTRGVFYTLGFIKALITMMQSLWNDGQVYTELDKQIVNSQ, from the coding sequence ATGAATAACTTACCATTTATTTCCGTTATTATCCCTACCTATGGTCGTGAAGAGCCTCTTCGTGACAGTATTGTTGATATACTCAAGCAAGATTATCCCAATTTTGAAGTTATCGTAGTAGACCAAACTCAAAACCATCAACCTGAAATTACAGAATTTCTCACAGAACAAGATAAAATCGGCAAAATTAAATGGTTACGGATTGATTGGGCAAGTTTACCTGGAGCCAGAAATTATGCTGTCAGACGTTCCCAAGGAGAAATTATTTTATTTATCGATGATGATGTCCAAATTCCCCCAGGTTATTTAACTGCTCACGCCAAAAATTTTGTAGAAAAGCCAGAAATCGGAGCTGTTGCTGGGCGAGTTTTTGACAGAATGAAAATGGCAGATGCTGCCCAAGGTAGAACCCAGGGAGACACAAATTATAAGGAAATAGAATACTTACCTCCTCAAGCAATGGATCCAGGGATTGCTTGGTATTACATCGACTTGGTACATACAATTAAACCTCAAGAAGTGATTACTGCCAGAGGTTGTAATATGTCTTTCCGACGAGAGATATTTACTAAATATGGTATTCATTTTGATGAAAGATTTCGTGGTAGTGCAGTTCGGGAAGAGTCAGACTTTTGTTTAAGAATACGTAAAACTGGCTATAAAATTTGGTATGATCCAGAAGCTTATTTAGTACATTTAGGAGAAGAAACTGGAGGCTGTCATGATATTAGTACCCGTTCTTCTAAATATCAATTAACTTTCTACCATAATCATTTTTTGTTAGGTTTAAATAATCTCACGGTTTTCCAAGCATTACGTCTTTATGCTCGCTTGTTTGATTGCCATGTTTTAGGTCGTCCCCCCTGCCATAAAAGCGCCTCTCCCATCAAAATTTTAACTCGTGGTGTTTTCTACACATTAGGTTTTATCAAAGCATTAATTACCATGATGCAATCATTATGGAATGATGGTCAGGTTTACACAGAATTAGATAAGCAAATAGTTAATAGTCAGTAA
- a CDS encoding DivIVA domain-containing protein: MLRPKPSSIEPNYNRINETPPELEEMSYEDANLTGSVDIQQELNRLEEMVLASFHIPLTRRTLVDEEKLLEQLDFIRLALPPAFQEAMVVMEQKEEILLQAEEYGQKIVDAAQAKRAQVLDENDIIRQAQQDAEQIRRQVQQECEAMMQETLEEINQRRRQCQQEIEEMQRQAIADAEAIQQGADEYADSTLENIEQQLHDMLRIITNGRQQLNPYGNKGRNHPGRKK, from the coding sequence ATGCTACGCCCAAAACCATCCAGTATCGAACCAAATTACAACAGAATCAACGAAACCCCTCCAGAGTTAGAAGAAATGTCCTATGAAGACGCGAATCTTACCGGTAGCGTAGACATTCAGCAGGAACTCAACCGCTTGGAGGAGATGGTGCTTGCTAGTTTTCACATTCCTCTAACACGACGGACGTTAGTAGATGAGGAAAAACTTTTAGAGCAGTTAGATTTTATTCGCCTTGCCTTACCACCAGCTTTTCAGGAAGCCATGGTAGTGATGGAGCAAAAGGAGGAAATCCTCTTGCAGGCAGAAGAATACGGGCAGAAGATTGTAGACGCTGCCCAGGCGAAAAGAGCGCAAGTTCTGGATGAAAATGACATCATCAGGCAAGCGCAACAGGATGCTGAACAGATACGTCGTCAGGTGCAGCAGGAATGTGAGGCTATGATGCAGGAAACCTTGGAGGAAATTAATCAAAGACGGCGACAATGTCAGCAGGAAATTGAAGAAATGCAACGTCAGGCGATCGCCGATGCGGAAGCGATTCAACAAGGTGCGGATGAATATGCTGATAGTACGCTAGAAAATATCGAACAACAACTACATGATATGTTGCGTATCATTACTAATGGACGGCAGCAACTCAATCCCTATGGAAATAAAGGACGTAATCATCCCGGCAGGAAAAAGTAG
- the glmM gene encoding phosphoglucosamine mutase, with amino-acid sequence MVSSIARNGIRGDAAPEAHGLDKVFAGGFISNSLVLPNNPLFGTDGIRGKVGELLSAPLALHIGFWTGIVLRTHASHSGPIILGQDSRNSSDMLAMALSAGLTAAGVDVWYLGLCPTPCVAYLTSMSNAIGGVMISASHNPPEDNGIKIFGANGTKLPQVLQGEIEAGVRGQISQTAATSTCGHHYSRPELVRDYGEALKQPLQADVNLQGMKIVLDLAWGAAVGLAPMIFTDMGAEVICLHHQADGDRINVKCGSTHLEILQKAVREHNAHIGFAFDGDADRVLAVDNTGRPVNGDYILYLWGRHLQQQQALPDNLIISTVMANLGFERAWKQIGGQLIRTAVGDQYVQAEMLRTGGMLGGEQSGHILCRHYGITGDGLLTALHLASLVKQTGEPLAELINQSFQTYPQLLRNVRVEDRTKRLSWQECEPLMGAIARGEAAMGDAGRILVRASGTEPVIRVMVEAEEATLTEYWTNELVSIVQQYFVG; translated from the coding sequence ATGGTTTCATCTATAGCTCGCAATGGTATACGTGGGGATGCAGCACCAGAAGCTCATGGGTTAGACAAAGTATTCGCTGGTGGTTTCATCTCTAACTCCCTGGTATTACCAAATAACCCTCTATTTGGTACAGATGGGATTCGTGGGAAGGTGGGAGAATTACTGAGTGCTCCTTTAGCTTTGCATATTGGCTTTTGGACGGGAATTGTTTTGCGTACCCATGCTTCCCATTCAGGACCAATAATTCTAGGGCAAGACTCTAGAAATTCCAGTGATATGTTGGCAATGGCTTTAAGCGCAGGTTTAACAGCTGCTGGGGTAGATGTTTGGTATTTGGGTTTGTGTCCCACTCCCTGTGTTGCCTACCTGACAAGTATGAGTAATGCCATTGGTGGGGTAATGATTTCTGCTAGCCATAACCCTCCTGAAGATAACGGGATTAAGATTTTTGGAGCCAATGGCACAAAATTACCTCAAGTACTGCAAGGAGAAATTGAAGCTGGAGTTCGGGGACAAATATCTCAAACAGCAGCTACAAGTACTTGTGGACACCATTACTCTCGTCCAGAATTAGTCAGAGACTATGGTGAAGCTTTAAAACAGCCTTTGCAAGCAGATGTGAATTTGCAAGGGATGAAGATTGTTTTAGATTTGGCTTGGGGTGCGGCAGTAGGTCTTGCACCTATGATATTTACAGATATGGGGGCAGAGGTTATCTGTTTACATCATCAAGCAGATGGCGATCGCATCAATGTCAAATGCGGTTCTACTCACCTAGAGATTCTGCAAAAGGCAGTGAGGGAACATAATGCTCACATTGGCTTTGCCTTTGATGGTGATGCTGACAGAGTTTTAGCAGTCGATAACACCGGACGACCAGTTAACGGTGACTATATTCTCTATCTCTGGGGACGACATCTCCAACAACAGCAAGCTTTACCCGATAACCTAATTATTTCCACCGTCATGGCAAATTTAGGTTTTGAGCGTGCTTGGAAACAAATTGGTGGTCAGTTAATCCGTACTGCCGTTGGTGATCAATATGTCCAAGCAGAAATGTTACGCACTGGCGGAATGCTTGGTGGTGAACAATCAGGACATATTTTGTGTCGTCACTATGGCATTACTGGTGATGGTTTACTCACCGCTTTACACCTGGCAAGCTTAGTCAAGCAAACGGGAGAACCCCTAGCAGAACTAATTAACCAGAGTTTCCAAACCTATCCCCAATTACTGCGTAACGTCCGGGTAGAAGATAGAACAAAGCGCTTGAGTTGGCAAGAATGTGAGCCATTAATGGGAGCGATCGCCCGTGGAGAAGCGGCAATGGGTGATGCTGGCAGAATCCTGGTTCGTGCTTCCGGTACTGAACCCGTGATTCGCGTCATGGTAGAAGCTGAAGAGGCAACACTCACTGAATATTGGACAAATGAGCTTGTCAGTATAGTACAACAATATTTTGTTGGGTAA
- the cobW gene encoding cobalamin biosynthesis protein CobW, with product MAAKIPVTVITGFLGSGKTTLIRHLLENNQGRRIAVLVNEFGELGIDGELLKSCQICPEEEDNNIFELTNGCLCCTVQEEFLPTMQELLKRRDKIDCILIETSGLALPKPLIKAFRWQEIRAGATVDAVITVVDCAAVAAGTFASDLEAIATQRAADDSLEHETPLQELFEDQLACADLVILNKTDLVDEETKIQVEATVKQELPRVVKIVESHQGKLAADILLGFNAAVEDNLDSRPSHHDTEEEHDHDEEITSTHVILDRSFDPQQLQKQLQNLSQEQEIYRIKGFVAVPNKEMRLVLQGVGNRFEQFYDRPWQNQEPRQTRLVFIGRDLNKLEIESQLVQLSN from the coding sequence ATGGCAGCAAAAATTCCCGTCACCGTCATCACTGGTTTTTTAGGTAGTGGTAAAACTACTTTGATTCGCCATTTATTAGAAAATAATCAAGGGCGGCGAATTGCAGTATTAGTTAATGAGTTTGGGGAGTTAGGGATTGACGGTGAGTTATTGAAATCCTGTCAAATTTGCCCAGAAGAAGAAGATAATAATATTTTCGAGTTAACTAATGGTTGTTTATGCTGCACAGTGCAGGAAGAATTTTTGCCCACAATGCAGGAATTGCTGAAGCGGCGAGACAAGATAGACTGTATTTTAATTGAAACTTCTGGTTTGGCATTACCTAAACCCTTAATCAAAGCTTTTCGTTGGCAAGAAATTCGCGCCGGAGCAACGGTAGATGCAGTCATTACTGTGGTAGATTGTGCAGCAGTGGCAGCAGGAACATTTGCTAGTGATTTAGAGGCGATCGCTACTCAAAGAGCGGCGGATGATAGTCTAGAACATGAGACTCCCTTACAGGAATTATTTGAAGACCAATTAGCTTGTGCTGATTTGGTAATTCTGAATAAAACTGACTTAGTGGATGAGGAGACAAAAATCCAAGTTGAGGCAACTGTCAAGCAAGAATTACCAAGGGTTGTCAAAATTGTCGAAAGTCATCAAGGAAAACTTGCCGCAGATATCTTATTAGGATTTAACGCCGCAGTGGAAGACAATCTTGATAGTCGCCCTAGTCATCATGATACAGAAGAAGAACATGACCATGATGAAGAAATTACTTCTACCCATGTAATTTTAGACCGCAGTTTTGACCCCCAACAGCTTCAGAAACAGTTACAAAACCTTAGCCAAGAACAAGAAATTTACCGCATCAAGGGTTTTGTCGCTGTACCTAACAAGGAAATGCGCTTAGTCTTACAGGGTGTAGGAAATCGCTTTGAACAATTTTATGATCGTCCTTGGCAAAATCAAGAACCCAGACAAACTCGTTTAGTATTTATTGGTCGCGATTTAAATAAATTAGAAATCGAATCGCAATTAGTTCAATTAAGCAATTAA
- the hpsO gene encoding hormogonium polysaccharide biosynthesis glycosyltransferase HpsO, which produces MKILVASHTYIVDLNCEKLRALSRLQTDTQVTVVVPKKWRPGGVQNKIIYSQFKDEGNFRIVPISNWSENHQGLLTFGADLIGLLKDFHPDIIQVEQGSRGLAYAEMITLNKLLGLKAKNIFFTWWNLPYNLKFPISLLEKYNLNNSDGIISGNQDGADILRQQGYTKPIKVMPQLGVDENIFKPQHQPDLAKQLGINSEDFVVGFVGRFVPEKGLITLLNALTKIKDKSWKLLLLGRGELREQIIKISLEAGLQDRLILLESVPHDEVAKYINLMSTLVLPSETTYKFKTLTSVGWKEQFGHVLIEAMASQIPVIGSDSGEIPYVIKDVGLVFPEGDAEALSGCISRLIDDRDFAQSLGQMGYQKAMAKYTNIALAKQQLEFYQELINS; this is translated from the coding sequence ATGAAAATTTTAGTCGCCAGTCATACTTATATTGTAGACCTTAACTGTGAGAAATTACGGGCATTATCTCGTCTACAAACAGATACTCAGGTTACAGTTGTAGTTCCCAAAAAATGGCGACCCGGTGGAGTGCAAAATAAAATTATTTATTCGCAATTCAAGGATGAAGGTAATTTTAGGATTGTCCCAATTTCTAACTGGAGTGAAAATCATCAAGGATTACTCACCTTTGGTGCAGATTTAATTGGCTTATTAAAAGATTTTCATCCTGATATTATTCAAGTAGAACAAGGTTCTAGGGGTCTTGCCTATGCAGAGATGATTACCTTGAATAAACTATTAGGATTGAAAGCAAAAAATATATTTTTCACCTGGTGGAATTTACCTTATAATTTAAAATTTCCTATTTCTTTGCTAGAAAAATATAATCTAAACAATAGTGATGGGATTATTTCCGGCAATCAGGATGGTGCCGATATTCTGAGACAGCAAGGATATACTAAACCTATCAAGGTGATGCCACAGTTGGGTGTAGATGAGAATATATTTAAACCGCAGCATCAACCAGATTTAGCAAAGCAATTAGGAATCAATAGTGAGGATTTTGTCGTTGGTTTTGTTGGTCGCTTTGTTCCTGAAAAAGGGCTGATAACTCTGTTAAATGCATTGACAAAAATCAAAGATAAATCATGGAAATTATTACTCCTTGGGCGAGGAGAATTACGAGAACAAATAATTAAAATATCTTTAGAAGCAGGGTTACAGGATAGATTAATTCTACTAGAAAGTGTACCCCATGATGAAGTGGCTAAATATATCAATTTAATGAGTACTTTAGTCTTACCTTCGGAAACAACATATAAATTTAAAACTCTCACTTCTGTGGGGTGGAAGGAGCAGTTCGGTCATGTATTAATCGAGGCAATGGCTTCTCAAATTCCAGTTATTGGTTCAGATTCTGGAGAAATTCCCTATGTGATTAAAGATGTGGGTTTGGTCTTTCCAGAAGGAGACGCAGAAGCATTATCTGGCTGTATTTCTAGGTTAATAGATGATAGAGATTTTGCTCAGAGTCTGGGGCAAATGGGATATCAAAAAGCAATGGCAAAATATACAAATATTGCGTTAGCTAAACAACAATTGGAATTTTATCAAGAGCTAATTAACTCATAG
- a CDS encoding thermonuclease family protein, translating to MTMFLIQGSYKVIKTAPDGDSIRFYPSNPQIWSKVNSRVRTNHLGGVQLRLDSIDALETHFQPRGGSLGTQSQPLEYAHAAADELLKFLGFKSFHRNDNEQITKSEPEQVPGFILTNSADTYGRSVAFAFKGKAEAADGSSIYIDKSLLKKSANYHLIASGLVYPTFYSKLYPDIRQLLAEAAVNARKANKGLWQLDKTNQGFILENLQTITDDIVILPKLFRRLLGYLAINDGDFSLTGFPDYLKSLNDRLIIISEGHVTGFNYVVEVQGQNLKLTRLPEDLVFIEK from the coding sequence ATGACAATGTTTTTAATTCAGGGCAGCTATAAAGTTATCAAAACTGCTCCTGATGGTGATTCTATTCGCTTCTATCCGAGTAATCCCCAAATTTGGAGTAAAGTCAATAGCCGAGTCCGGACAAATCACCTAGGGGGTGTACAGTTACGTTTAGATAGTATTGATGCTCTGGAAACCCATTTTCAGCCTAGAGGTGGTAGCCTGGGTACACAAAGCCAACCGTTGGAATATGCCCACGCTGCTGCTGATGAATTACTCAAATTCCTTGGCTTTAAAAGTTTTCACCGCAATGATAATGAGCAAATTACGAAATCAGAACCAGAACAAGTTCCCGGTTTTATTCTGACTAATTCTGCTGATACCTATGGTAGAAGTGTGGCTTTTGCTTTTAAAGGTAAGGCGGAAGCTGCCGATGGTAGTAGTATCTATATTGATAAGTCTCTATTAAAAAAAAGCGCTAATTATCATTTAATTGCATCGGGTTTAGTCTATCCTACCTTTTATTCCAAGCTCTATCCAGATATTCGTCAGTTATTGGCTGAAGCTGCTGTCAATGCCAGAAAAGCAAATAAGGGTTTGTGGCAATTAGATAAAACAAATCAAGGTTTTATCCTCGAAAATCTTCAGACAATCACCGATGATATTGTGATACTGCCTAAGCTATTCCGTCGCTTACTAGGCTATCTGGCAATTAATGATGGTGATTTTTCTCTGACAGGTTTTCCTGATTATTTGAAATCTCTGAATGATAGATTAATTATTATTTCTGAAGGTCATGTTACTGGGTTTAATTATGTTGTGGAAGTGCAGGGACAAAACCTCAAACTCACACGATTACCGGAAGATTTAGTGTTTATCGAAAAATAA
- the hpsL gene encoding hormogonium polysaccharide biosynthesis protein HpsL produces MAKPKKKSKRSQKNSQTAKPTLTLQERLAQKRQATKAKKELTSLVTKAVSTALFVGFLVFLAAGVKAAVPAVLGIIILTLAYKYPRQALLAFIIYVPLGGTITYYIGNSPILQLAKDAFYIPAAIGLWQQCKQRGEPFIIPQSIKNPLYIVLGSSILTLLFVNGAQQFNPTSAGPFEEAVKEFPLGMGILGLKAFLGYVPVITCYYYFIRDKKDFLMLSRLQIFLTLFCCVLGVLQYALLLVGVCKGTQFAEGDALFKASLDARCYFGGALIYSPQEGMIRLPGTFVAPWQWAWFLIASTFFTFATGFSDPSILWRIISLVSMASVFVNAVISGQRIALALVPTCFVLLLLLTGQLGNLKRFVPILGGLALVLSVAIASNPAVIQERTQSFVDRWNASPPYEFITQQFEENWKDVDGPLGSGLGRATNSARAMGKTKLVETYYPKVLYETGIIGVLGFLGLVTVLTISAFRTQRSIKNRNFRSYAASMWVFILFISYNTYYYPLDVDPVAVYYWFAAGILFKLPIIDKQERNNDESAENLKSNRKNVLKVS; encoded by the coding sequence ATGGCTAAACCCAAGAAAAAAAGCAAACGTTCTCAGAAAAATTCCCAGACAGCAAAACCTACCCTGACTCTGCAAGAACGTCTTGCCCAGAAACGTCAAGCAACAAAGGCAAAAAAAGAACTCACAAGCTTAGTCACCAAAGCAGTTTCCACAGCCCTATTTGTGGGTTTTCTGGTTTTTCTTGCTGCTGGAGTGAAAGCGGCAGTACCGGCGGTACTCGGTATTATTATTCTTACCCTTGCCTACAAATACCCTCGGCAAGCTCTATTAGCTTTCATTATTTATGTACCCTTGGGTGGGACAATTACTTACTACATTGGTAACAGTCCAATTCTGCAATTAGCCAAGGATGCTTTTTATATCCCCGCAGCCATCGGACTATGGCAGCAATGCAAGCAACGGGGAGAACCTTTTATTATTCCCCAAAGTATTAAAAATCCTCTTTATATAGTTCTGGGTTCCAGTATCCTCACTCTGCTATTTGTGAACGGTGCCCAGCAATTTAATCCGACCTCTGCCGGACCTTTTGAGGAAGCAGTGAAGGAATTTCCCTTAGGTATGGGAATTCTCGGTTTAAAGGCATTTTTAGGATATGTACCCGTAATTACTTGTTACTACTATTTCATTCGGGATAAAAAAGATTTTCTCATGTTATCCCGCCTACAAATTTTTCTAACTCTCTTCTGTTGCGTGTTAGGAGTATTACAATATGCTCTCTTACTCGTTGGTGTTTGTAAGGGAACGCAATTTGCCGAAGGAGATGCACTATTTAAAGCTTCCCTCGATGCACGTTGTTATTTTGGTGGCGCTCTGATCTACAGTCCCCAGGAAGGGATGATTCGTTTACCAGGAACCTTTGTTGCTCCTTGGCAATGGGCATGGTTTTTGATTGCTAGTACATTTTTTACCTTCGCTACAGGTTTTAGTGACCCATCGATTCTGTGGCGGATTATTAGTCTGGTTTCCATGGCATCCGTATTTGTCAATGCTGTGATTTCTGGACAGAGAATAGCCCTAGCTTTAGTTCCTACTTGCTTTGTTTTGTTGCTACTACTCACAGGTCAATTAGGTAACTTAAAGCGCTTTGTGCCGATTCTGGGGGGATTAGCGTTGGTATTAAGTGTGGCGATCGCCTCTAATCCTGCCGTGATTCAAGAGAGAACTCAAAGCTTTGTAGACCGTTGGAACGCTTCTCCACCCTACGAATTTATCACTCAGCAATTTGAAGAGAACTGGAAAGATGTGGACGGTCCCCTAGGAAGCGGTTTAGGTCGTGCCACTAACTCTGCTCGCGCTATGGGCAAAACTAAGCTTGTAGAAACCTATTACCCAAAAGTTTTATATGAAACGGGAATTATTGGGGTATTGGGCTTTCTGGGATTAGTAACAGTGCTGACTATTTCTGCCTTTCGCACTCAACGTTCTATAAAAAACCGTAATTTCCGCAGTTACGCTGCTAGTATGTGGGTGTTTATACTTTTTATTAGCTATAACACTTACTACTATCCTCTGGATGTAGATCCCGTAGCTGTCTATTACTGGTTTGCCGCAGGTATACTGTTTAAATTGCCAATTATCGATAAACAAGAAAGAAACAATGATGAAAGTGCTGAAAATTTAAAATCGAATCGCAAAAATGTATTAAAAGTCTCCTAG
- a CDS encoding heme oxygenase (biliverdin-producing) yields the protein MSSNLATKLRVGTKKAHTMAENVGFVKCFLKGVVEKSSYRKLVANFYYIYAAMEEEMEKHRNHPIIGKINFPELHRKQTLEQDLTYYYGSNWREQIQLSAAGQAYVQRIREISEQEPELLIAHSYTRYLGDLSGGQILKNIAVTAMNLNDGSGTAFYEFADIPDEKGFKAKYRQTLDELPIDDAMGDRIVEEANDAFGMNMKMFQELEGNLIKAIGQMLYNTLTRRRTRGSTELATAE from the coding sequence ATGAGCAGCAATTTAGCGACCAAACTGCGTGTCGGAACCAAAAAAGCCCACACGATGGCAGAAAACGTTGGTTTTGTCAAGTGTTTTTTAAAGGGAGTGGTAGAAAAAAGCTCCTATCGGAAACTGGTTGCCAACTTCTACTACATCTACGCAGCGATGGAAGAGGAGATGGAAAAACACCGGAATCATCCGATTATTGGCAAAATAAACTTTCCTGAACTACACCGTAAGCAGACTCTAGAGCAGGATTTAACCTATTATTACGGCAGTAATTGGCGGGAGCAGATTCAACTTTCCGCCGCAGGGCAAGCTTATGTACAAAGAATTCGGGAAATTTCTGAGCAAGAGCCGGAATTATTGATAGCACATTCCTACACCCGTTATTTAGGTGATTTGTCTGGGGGGCAAATTCTCAAGAATATTGCTGTGACTGCGATGAATCTGAATGATGGCAGTGGTACAGCTTTTTACGAGTTTGCGGATATCCCTGATGAGAAGGGTTTTAAAGCCAAGTATCGCCAAACTTTGGACGAGTTACCAATTGATGATGCCATGGGCGATCGCATTGTAGAAGAAGCAAACGATGCTTTTGGCATGAACATGAAAATGTTCCAAGAATTAGAAGGTAATTTAATCAAGGCAATTGGGCAAATGCTCTACAATACCCTTACCCGTCGGCGGACAAGGGGTAGTACAGAACTGGCAACTGCTGAATAA